From Pseudomonas sp. stari2:
TGCTGGTACTGGTGGGCACCATCGGCGTGTGCTTCTTCGTCGAACTGCTGCTGATCAAACCGTACTGGCCGGACGTCGCTCAAGGTTTCAAACCTTCGCTGTCGGCGATCAGTGATGCAGCACCGTTGTACCTGGCCATCGGCATCCTCGGCGCCACGGTGATGCCGCACAACTTGTACTTGCACACTTCGATCGTACAAACGCGGCTGATCGGCCAGGATATGGCGAGCAAGCAGGACGCGGTGAACCTGGCGCGCATCGACACCATCGGCTCATTGGCGCTGGCGTTGCTGGTCAACGCGGCGATCCTGATTCTCGCAGCGGCAGCCTTCCATCAAACCGGGCATTCCGACGTGGTGGACATCCAGGACGCCTATCACTTGCTCGATCCGCTGGTGGGCGGCGCGCTGGCCAGTGTGCTGTTCGGCGTGGCGCTGCTGGCGTCGGGGCAGAGTTCGACCTTCACCGGCACCATCGCCGGGCAGGTGATCATGGAAGGTTATCTGAACCTGCGGATTCCCTGCTGGCAGCGGCGCCTGATCACCCGTGGGCTGGCGCTGATTCCGGCATTCATCGGCGTGTGGCTGATGGGCGACGGCGCGGTGGGCAAGTTGCTGGTGTTGAGTCAGGTGGTGTTGAGCCTGCAGTTGCCGTTTGCGCTGTACCCGCTGATTCGCATGACCAACGACAAACAACTGATGGGGCCGTTTGTGAACCGGTTGCCGACCAAGGCTCTCGCGTGGGGATTGTTTGTGGTGATCAGCGGCGCCAATGCCTGGCTGATTCTGCAACTGGCCGCGTGACCTTTCGGCGCAGGCAAAAAATACCCGGTGCGACGTGAGCCGTACCGGGTTTGTTGCCAACGGGCAGTGGATGTCGTGGATCCGCCACCCGCTGTTGAACCTCTTTTGCGCTTAAGCGCGTTCCAGTGCCAGCGCCACGCCTTGACCGCCGCCGATGCACAGGGTCGCCAGACCCTTTTTCGCATCACGTTTGATCATTTCGTGCAGCAGGGTTACCAGCACACGGCAGCCTGATGCACCGATCGGATGTCCGAGGGCGATGGCGCCGCCGTTGACGTTGACCTTGTCCAGATCCCATTGCAGGTCCTTGGCCACCGCCAGGGATTGCGCGGCGAAGGCTTCGTTGGCTTCGATCAGGTCCAGTTGGCCAATGTTCCAGCCGGCCTTGTCCAGGCAGCGGCGAGTGGCGGACACAGGGCCGATGCCCATGATGGCCGGGTCGACGCCCGCGTTGGCGTAGGCGGCGATTTTCGCCAGCACCGGCAGGCCCAGGGCCTTGGCTTTTTCGGCGCTCATCAGAATGACCGCGGCGGCGCCGTCGTTCAGCGACGAAGCGTTGCCGGCGGTGACGCTGCCGTCCTTCTTGAACGCTGGACGCAGTTTGGCCAGGGATTCAGCGGTAGTGTCGCCGCGTGGCTGTTCGTCAACCTTGAACGCCACCGGATCGCCTTTGCGCTGCGGGATCAGGATTGGGGTGATTTCATCGACAAAACGACCGGCCTCGATGGCCGCGGCGGCTTTCTGTTGCGATGCGGCAGCGAAGGCGTCCTGCTGCTCGCGGCTGATCTCGTATTTCTCGACCAGGTTCTCGGCAGTGATGCCCATGTGGTAATCGTTGAACGCATCCCACAGGCCATCGCTGATCATGGTGTCGACGATTTGCGCGTGACCCATGCGCATGCCGGTGCGCGCGCCGGGCATGACGTAGTTGGCCAGGCTCATGTTTTCCTGACCGCCGGCGATGATCACGTCAGCATCGCCGCAACGGATCGCCTGGGCACCAAGATGCAAGGCCTTGAGGCCCGAGCCACAGACCTTGTTCAAGGTCATGGCGGGAACGGCGTGGGGCAGGCCGGCCTTGATCGCCGACTGGCGTGCCGGGTTCTGGCCGGCGCCGGCGGTCAGCACCTGGCCCATGATCACTTCATCGACCTGAGCACCGTCCAGTCCAGTCTGCTCAAGCAACTGGCGGATGACCGCTGCGCCCAGATCCACGGCGGAGACGGTGGCCAGGGATCCCTGGAAACTGCCGATCGCGGTACGCGTGGCGGCAACAATGACGACGTCTTGCATTTTCGAATTCCTCACTCGGCAGCGAACTGCATTTCCGGTACGTGATCCGGGACGATCAGTTTACCAGCGGTTTTGGCGACGATTTCCTCGACGCTGACGCCAGGTGCGCGTTCCTTGAGGACAAAAGCGCCATTTTCGATTTCCAGGTACGCCAGGTCAGTCAGCACACGCTTGATGCAACCGGCGCCGGTCAGCGGCAGGCTGCACTGGCTCAGCAACTTGGACTCACCGTCCTTGGACGCGTGGGTCATGATCACGATGATGTTGTCGGCGCCGGCCACCAGGTCCATCGCGCCGCCCATGCCCTTGACCAGTTTGCCGGGGATCATCCACGAGGCGATGTTGCCCTGTACGTCGACTTCGAAGGCGCCCAGCACGGTCAGGTCGACGTGACCGCCACGGATCATCGCGAAGGACTCGGCAGAGTTGAAGATCGAAGCGCCGATACGGGCGGTCACGGTCTGTTTGCCGGCGTTGATCATGTCGGCGTCGATGGTGTCTTCAGTCGGGAAAGGGCCCATGCCGAGCAGGCCGTTTTCCGATTGCAGCATGACTTCCATGCCTTCGGGGATGTAGTTGGCGACCAGGGTCGGAATGCCGATGCCGAGGTTCACGTAGTAGCCGTCCTGCATTTCGCGGGCGACGCGTTGAGCCATTTGTTCGCGGGTAAGTGCCATGTTCTTGTTCTCCGTCAGCCTGGATTATTTGCGGATGGTGCGTTGTTCGATGCGTTTTTCGAACGTGCCGCAAATGACCCGGTCGACGTAGATGCCGGGCGTGTGGATGTGTGCCGGATCCAGCTCGCCGGGTTCGACGATTTCTTCGACTTCGACCACGGTGATCTTGCCGGCGGTGGCGGCCAGCGGGTTGAAGTTCTGGGCGGTGTGGCGGTAGATGACGTTGCCGAAGTGGTCGGCCTTCCAGCCTTTGACGATGGCGAAGTCGCCGGTGATGGACTCTTCCATCAGGTATTTGCGACCGTGGAATTCACGCACTTCCTTGCCTTCGGCAACCGGAGTGCCGACGCCAGTAGCGGTGAAGAACGCCGGGATGCCGGCGCCGCCTGCGCGCATTTTTTCGGCGAGAGTGCCTTGCGGGGTCAGGACGACTTCGATGTCGCCTTTGAGCAGTTGCTCTTCGAACAGTTTGTTTTCGCCGACGTAGGAGGCGACCACCTTGCGGATCTGGCGATCGGTCAGCAGTACGCCGAGGCCGAATCCATCAACGCCGCAGTTGTTGGAAACGACGGTGAGGTCGCGGGTGCCTTTGCGCTTGATCTCGGCGATCAGGTTTTCCGGGATGCCGCACAGGCCGAAGCCGCCGGCGATCACGGTCATGCCGTCTTCAAGACCTGCCATGGCTTCCTCGTAGGAATACACGCGCTTGTCGAAACCTGCCATATGCACCTCTTTTATTGTTTGTCGGGCGGCTGGCTAGCCGAATGACTGGAGTGTCGCGCTGGTGAATATATTTGTTAAGTTGATTTTTAAGGTTGATTGATTGATAAAGCTCAATAATTGGCTTGGTTCTCTGTTCCCACGCAGGAGCGTGGGAGCGATCAAGAAATGCTCGCCATCGTCGGCGGGTGGATGTACAGCTTAGCCGTTGGAGCGACACGACCATGACCATCAAGCAGATCCGCGCCTTTCTTGCTGTGGCCCAAAGCCTGAGTTTCGCCGTGGCTTGCGAACGCCTGCACCTGTCGCAATCGGCGCTGAGCCTGACCATCAAGGCGCTGGAGGAGGGCTTGGGGGGGCGCCTGTTCAGTCGCAATACGCGCAACGTGGCGCTGACCCCGGAAGGCGAATCGCTGCTGCCGCTGGCCCGGCGCCTGATCGCTGATTGGGACAACGCCGAAGACGAAATGCGCCAGCGCTTCAGCCTGCAACGGGGGCGAGTGACACTGGCGGCGATGCCATCGTTTGCCGGCAACCTGCTACCACCGATCCTCAAGACCTTCCGCGCGCGCTATCCGAACGTAAACGTGACGGTCAACGACGTGATCAACGAGCAAGTGCTGGAAATGGTCCGCGATCGTCAGGTCGAACTTGGCGTGGCGTTCGAGCCGATGCAGAACACGTCGCTGACCTTCACACCGCTATATAGGGATCGTTTCGTCGCGGTGGTGCCACAGGATTCACCGCTGGCCCAGCGTACGGACATCGACTGGCAGACCTTGTTGCGGGAGCCGTTCATCACCCTGCAACGCCCGTCCACGGTGCGGGTGATGCTTGAGGAACACTTGCAGGCCCGGGGCATGAAACTGCCGGTGGAATTTGAAAGCCATCAACTGGCGACCGTCGGGCGGATGGTTGCCAGTGGCCTGGGCGTCAGTGCGGTGCCGGCGTTGTGTGCCGAGCAGATGCGCGAGTTGGGGGCACGGTGTCTGACGTTGCATGAGCCAGTGGTGGAGCGGGCGATTGGCGTATTGACTGATTCCGGGAATGAACTGTCGGCGGCGGCGCAGGCGTTGTTCGACATCCTTAAGGCTGAGCATTGAGGCGTTGTGTCAGTAGCGGCAATAGCTGTTCGCAAGACGCCTCGATCTTCAAATCCAGCAACTCATCCGCCCGGGTCTTCCCCAGATTGATCGCAATCAGCGGCTTGCCCCGATCCGCAATCACCCGGCACAGGCGAAACGCCGAATACGCCATCAACGACGACCCGACCACCAGCATACCGGCAGCATTCTCCGCTGCCGCCATGGCCCGTGCCGCTGTCGGCTGCGCCACGTTCTCACCAAAAAACACCACGTCCGGTTTCATCCGCTCGCCTTCGCAATGTGGACAGTGCGGCACCTGGAAGCGTGCCTCGAAGGTCGGGTCGAGCAGGGTGTCGCCGTCCGGCGCCTGCATGGCATCGACACCCGCCAGATACGGATTCTGCATTTCCATCAATTGCTGAATCGAATCCCGCTCGCTGCGCTGGCCGCAATCCAGGCACAACACTCGATGCAGGCTGCCGTGTAGTTCGATGACATCGTGACTGCCGGCCTGATCGTGCAGGGTATCGACATTCTGGGTGATCAATCCGCTGATCCGGCCATGGCTTTGCAGGCTGGCCAGCGCTTCATGAGCCGCGTTCGGTTGCGCCTGACGCACACGGAGCCAGCCGAGCATCGCCCGGGCCCAGTATCGGCGGCGTGATTCGGGTGCCGACAGAAACTCCTGATACATCATCGGCTGCCGGCCCCGGCGCACGCCGTTGGTGTCGCGGTAGTCCGGGATGCCCGACGGCGTGCTGATACCGGCCCCGGTCAGTACCACGAAATCGCCGTCGGCCATGGCCTGTTGCAGGTAGTCGAGATGTTCGTGGAGGGGGCGGTCAAGCATGGTCAGCGCTCCGCAGGCTGTAAGTGCCTTGCAGGTTAGCACTGCCGGGCGCCTCTTATGGAGGCGCCCGGTACAGACGTTTACTTGCGTGCTTCCAGAATCAGGTTGAACGGCGTCTGCGTCGCCCGCCGGAACTGCTTGAATCCGGCTTCGCTGAACACTTTGCGCAAACGCATCTCGCCGGCCTGCGCACCGAGCCCCAGGCCCACTTCCTGGGACAGTGAGTTCGGCGTGCAGATGAACGTCGATGCTGCATAGAAAAGTCGCCCGACCGGGTTGATGTTGTCGTCCAGCGTGTCGTTGGCAAAGGGTTCGACCAACAGCACCGTGCCGTCGTCCTTCAGGCAATCGTAGGCATGCCGCGCCGCGCCGACCGGGTCGCCCATATCGTGCAGGCAATCGAAGTAGCAGATCAGGTCGTAGTCGTCGCCGGGAAAGCTTTTTGCTGTGCCCTGGAAAAAACGCGCCCGGCTGCTGACGCCGCCTTCTTCGGCTCGCTGGGTGGCGACACTTACCGATGGCGCGTGATAGTCGAAACCGACGAAACGCGAGTTGGGATAGGCCTGGGCCATGATCACCGTGGAGGCGCCATGACCGCAGCCGACATCGGCGACCTTGGCGCCGTCTTCCAGTTTAGCCACAACGCCCTCCAGCGCCGGCAGCCATTCGGCGATCAGATGCCCTTTGTAGCCGGGGCGGAAGAACCGTTCAGTGCCGGTGAACATGCACGGATGGTGATCGCCCCAGGGCAAGGCGCCATTGCCGCGCATGGCTTTGACCAGTTTGTCCTTGTCGTGGAAAAACGACGCCACTACGCCGAGCCCGCCAGCGACGTAGACCGGCGAATCCTCCTTGGCCAGGGCCATGGCCTGTTCTTCCGGCAGGCGGAATTTGCCGTCCAGGTGTTCCATGTAGCCGGAGGCCGCGTGGGCGCTGAGCCATTCGCGAACCAGCCGGGAGTTGCAGGCGGTTTTTTCGGCGAGGGTTTCCGGGGAGATCGGCTGGCTGTCGGCCATGGCCTTATACAAGCCAAGTTCTTCGCCGACGATGACATTGGCCAGCATCGCCGCGCCGCCCATGTCGTTGACCAGTTTGCCCATGAATTCGTTGAGTCTGGCCTCGTCCATGTCATGTGCTCCTGTCAAGGATCACAGTCCGGTGGTGATGGGGGTCGAGGCATTCACCACCGGGCGGTGGTCGTGGAAACGGGCAGGGCGACACTGCTGTCCTGCGTCCCCCTCGACTGGGTACTGATTGAGTCTAGTCGGTGTTGGGCGACTCTATGTATTTGCGTGTATCAGGAGGGCTTGGGGATACACAGCACCGCAAATGCCGGGGCGGATGAACACAGCCGTGATACAGCGTTCGCATTCACTGGACCTCTCGGCCGCCACTGTCGTCGGCTCTTTTGCAGAGGTCTTGCCCATGCAGATTCCCCACCCCACCTTGCAGGCCAGCGTCGGGCTCGGCCTGCGTCGCGGCTTGATGAAGGATCTTCAAGCCGCCTGCACCGGCGATTTCGACTTTCTTGAAGTCGCCCCGGAAAACTGGATCGGCGTCGGCGGCGCCCACGGTGCCGCGCTGCGCGAACTGGCCGAGCGTTATCCGTTGTCTTGCCATGGCTTGTCGTTGTCGCTCGGCGGGTCGGCACCGTTGGACGTCGACTTCCTTCGGGAAGTCCGGGTGTTTCTCGATCATTACAACGTGCCGCTGTACAGCGAGCACTTGAGCTATTGCAGCGACGACGGTCATCTCTATGATCTGCTGCCGTTGCCGTTCACCGACGAGGCCGTGCACCACGTTGCCGCGCGGATCCGTCAGGCCCAGGACATCCTCGGCCGGCGCCTGGCAGTGGAAAACGTTTCCTATTACGCCGCTCCCCGGCAGGACATGGACGAGGTGGTCTTCACCAACGCCGTACTGCGCGAGGCCGATTGCGACCTGCTGCTGGACGTGAATAACGTCTACGTCAATTCGATCAACCATAGTTTCGACCCGCAGACATTTCTGGCCGGTATCGAGCCGGGTCGGGTGGTCGGGATGCACGTGGCGGGGCATTTCGACGAGTCCGACACGCTGAAAATCGACACCCACGGCGCGTCGGTGAAACCTGTGGTCTGGTCGCTGCTGGCGGACGCCTATGCACGCTTTGGCGCCCAGCCGACCTTGCTCGAACGCGACTTCAACTTCCCGGCGTTCTCCGAGTTGGTGGCGGAATTGCAGGCCATTCGCCGCTTGCAGCATCAGGGAGGCCAGCGTGGATAACCTTGAGCAGCAACAACGGGCCCTGACGCGCTACCTGCGCGATCCCGAGAACCAGACGCCACCGGCCGACATGAACGCGGCGCGGGTCAATGTCTATCGCGATCTGGTGTTCAACAATGTCTCGCAACTGTTGGGCGGGACCTTTCCGGTGCTGATCCGGATCATCGGCCAGGAGCGTTGGCGCCTGCTGATTCGCGGCTTCCTGCGGGACTACCGGGCGCAAACGCCCAAATTCGGTGAAATCGCGGAGGAGTTCGTCGGTTACCTCGCTTCGGAACCTGTAGTGTTGAGCTCGGGCGAGTGGCCGGCGTTTCTGGTGGAGCTGGCGCATTACGAGTGGGTGGAGATGGTGTTGCAGCAGTCCGACATCCAGCCGCTACCGGCAAGTGATCCCGCGCTTTTGCTGGAGCAGCCATTGCAGGTTTCGGCGCTGGCCTGGCCACTGGCGTATGCGTGGCCGGTACAAATGCTCAGTCCTGAATATCAGCCGTCTGCGCCACCGGCCCAGCCAACGTTGTTGCTGGTGCGGCGCGCGGTGGATTTCAGTGTGAAATTCTCCGAGCTGAGTCCGTTGGCGTGGCGGTTGTTGCAGAGGATTGGCGAATTTCCTGCGCTGAACGGTCGGGCGCAACTGGAAGGGCTGGCGATGGAGGCGGGTTTACCAGGAACAGCATCGTTCATGGACAGTGGTTTGGCGTTGTTGCGGCAGATGCATGAAGACGGTGTGATCGGACTTAACTGATCGCACAAAAAAAGACCCGGGGGGCAATATAGCTCCCCGGGTCTTTTTGTTTGTTTCAGGCCTGTAGCGGCAACTTCAGCTCCGCACACAACCCGCCACCGTCACGGTTGCTCAGGTTCAGCGAGCCACCCAGCGCCATCGCCAGTTGCTGCGCAATCGCCAGCCCCAGCCCGGTGCCACCCGTGCTGCGGTTGCGCGAGTTCTCCACGCGGTAGAACGGCTCCATCACCTGCGCCAGCTCTTCTTCGGCAATGCCAGGGCCTCGATCCATGACTTTGATCGACAGTTCTGTGTGTTTGCGCTCGACGTACAGTTCGGCAGCACCGGCGAATTTCAACGCGTTGTCGGTCAGGTTGACCAGCACCCGGCGCAGGGCGTGGGGGCGGGTGTCGATCACAGCCTCACTCTTGCCGCTCAATTGCACCTCTTTGCCCATGTCCTGATAGTCGAACACCAGGCTGTCGAGAAACGAGTCGAGGTTGGTGCGTCGGCTTTCTTCGGTCGAACCGTGAATGCTGCGCGCATAGGCCACGCCTTCACGCACCAGATGCTCCATCTCACCGAGGTCGTTCCACAGTTTGTCCTTCTCCGCCGAGTCGTCCATGAACTCCGCGCGCAGTTTCATTCGGGTGATCGGGGTTTGCAGGTCGTGGGAAATCGCTGCCAGCAACTGCATGCGTTCCTTCAGGTACGCGGCGATCCGCGCCTGCATGGTGTTGAACGCACGGGCGGCGTACGCCACTTCGTTCGGACCTTGTTCGTCCAGATTGATCGGATGGGCGTTGGGATCAAGGGTTTCCACCGCGTTGGCCAATCGGGTAAGGGGACGGATGGCGATGCGTACCGCCAGCCAGGTGCAGGCAATCATCAGCGCCAGTTGCCCGAGCAGCACCACCGGCAGCCACGGCGACAGCGGCACCATCGAAGGTCGAACGTCGATGGTCACCGGGCTGCCATCGCTCAGGCGCAAATGGCCCTGAAAGTGCTTTTTCGGCCCAGGAATGTCGGTGAAGGTCAGCGGGTAGGCTTCGCCGATGGCGTCGGTGATCGAGGTCACAGCAATCGGCACCTCGCCCGGACCGATCGGCGTGCCCGGTTCGCCTTCGCTGAGCAGGTAGCCGTAGTTTTTGCGGGCCAGGCGATCAAGCCACATCGGGCGCTCTTCGGCCGGCAAGCGGTCGAGAATCGCAATCGAGGTCGAAACGTCGGTTTCCAGGTTGCCGAGCATGGTGTTTTTCGCGCTTTCGTAGCGCTCGTAATACTGCGCGCCGAACGACAGGGCTTGAGCCAGGATCAGGCCGATCAGAAAAATCAGCGACAACCGCGAGGCGAGGGTGCGCGGCCAGTGCAACGCAACCTTCATGCCGGGGCTCCGAGGATTTCCACCGGCAGCGAGAACACGTAACCCTCGCTGCGCAC
This genomic window contains:
- a CDS encoding Nramp family divalent metal transporter, producing MKFSLPKIATAPFCPPEVAGSVLVDPNASFFKRVLRFAGPGLLVSIGYMDPGNWATAIEAGSRFGYSLLFMVLLASLAGMVVQCLCSRLGIATGRDLAQLSRERYSTPTARLQWVLAEISIIATDLAEVLGCALAFHLLLGCSLTFGIALTAFDTLLVLALQNRGFRRLEAIMLVLVGTIGVCFFVELLLIKPYWPDVAQGFKPSLSAISDAAPLYLAIGILGATVMPHNLYLHTSIVQTRLIGQDMASKQDAVNLARIDTIGSLALALLVNAAILILAAAAFHQTGHSDVVDIQDAYHLLDPLVGGALASVLFGVALLASGQSSTFTGTIAGQVIMEGYLNLRIPCWQRRLITRGLALIPAFIGVWLMGDGAVGKLLVLSQVVLSLQLPFALYPLIRMTNDKQLMGPFVNRLPTKALAWGLFVVISGANAWLILQLAA
- a CDS encoding acetyl-CoA C-acetyltransferase, encoding MQDVVIVAATRTAIGSFQGSLATVSAVDLGAAVIRQLLEQTGLDGAQVDEVIMGQVLTAGAGQNPARQSAIKAGLPHAVPAMTLNKVCGSGLKALHLGAQAIRCGDADVIIAGGQENMSLANYVMPGARTGMRMGHAQIVDTMISDGLWDAFNDYHMGITAENLVEKYEISREQQDAFAAASQQKAAAAIEAGRFVDEITPILIPQRKGDPVAFKVDEQPRGDTTAESLAKLRPAFKKDGSVTAGNASSLNDGAAAVILMSAEKAKALGLPVLAKIAAYANAGVDPAIMGIGPVSATRRCLDKAGWNIGQLDLIEANEAFAAQSLAVAKDLQWDLDKVNVNGGAIALGHPIGASGCRVLVTLLHEMIKRDAKKGLATLCIGGGQGVALALERA
- a CDS encoding CoA transferase subunit B produces the protein MALTREQMAQRVAREMQDGYYVNLGIGIPTLVANYIPEGMEVMLQSENGLLGMGPFPTEDTIDADMINAGKQTVTARIGASIFNSAESFAMIRGGHVDLTVLGAFEVDVQGNIASWMIPGKLVKGMGGAMDLVAGADNIIVIMTHASKDGESKLLSQCSLPLTGAGCIKRVLTDLAYLEIENGAFVLKERAPGVSVEEIVAKTAGKLIVPDHVPEMQFAAE
- a CDS encoding CoA transferase subunit A, whose product is MAGFDKRVYSYEEAMAGLEDGMTVIAGGFGLCGIPENLIAEIKRKGTRDLTVVSNNCGVDGFGLGVLLTDRQIRKVVASYVGENKLFEEQLLKGDIEVVLTPQGTLAEKMRAGGAGIPAFFTATGVGTPVAEGKEVREFHGRKYLMEESITGDFAIVKGWKADHFGNVIYRHTAQNFNPLAATAGKITVVEVEEIVEPGELDPAHIHTPGIYVDRVICGTFEKRIEQRTIRK
- a CDS encoding LysR family transcriptional regulator; protein product: MTIKQIRAFLAVAQSLSFAVACERLHLSQSALSLTIKALEEGLGGRLFSRNTRNVALTPEGESLLPLARRLIADWDNAEDEMRQRFSLQRGRVTLAAMPSFAGNLLPPILKTFRARYPNVNVTVNDVINEQVLEMVRDRQVELGVAFEPMQNTSLTFTPLYRDRFVAVVPQDSPLAQRTDIDWQTLLREPFITLQRPSTVRVMLEEHLQARGMKLPVEFESHQLATVGRMVASGLGVSAVPALCAEQMRELGARCLTLHEPVVERAIGVLTDSGNELSAAAQALFDILKAEH
- a CDS encoding NAD-dependent protein deacetylase, coding for MLDRPLHEHLDYLQQAMADGDFVVLTGAGISTPSGIPDYRDTNGVRRGRQPMMYQEFLSAPESRRRYWARAMLGWLRVRQAQPNAAHEALASLQSHGRISGLITQNVDTLHDQAGSHDVIELHGSLHRVLCLDCGQRSERDSIQQLMEMQNPYLAGVDAMQAPDGDTLLDPTFEARFQVPHCPHCEGERMKPDVVFFGENVAQPTAARAMAAAENAAGMLVVGSSLMAYSAFRLCRVIADRGKPLIAINLGKTRADELLDLKIEASCEQLLPLLTQRLNAQP
- a CDS encoding class I SAM-dependent methyltransferase; the protein is MDEARLNEFMGKLVNDMGGAAMLANVIVGEELGLYKAMADSQPISPETLAEKTACNSRLVREWLSAHAASGYMEHLDGKFRLPEEQAMALAKEDSPVYVAGGLGVVASFFHDKDKLVKAMRGNGALPWGDHHPCMFTGTERFFRPGYKGHLIAEWLPALEGVVAKLEDGAKVADVGCGHGASTVIMAQAYPNSRFVGFDYHAPSVSVATQRAEEGGVSSRARFFQGTAKSFPGDDYDLICYFDCLHDMGDPVGAARHAYDCLKDDGTVLLVEPFANDTLDDNINPVGRLFYAASTFICTPNSLSQEVGLGLGAQAGEMRLRKVFSEAGFKQFRRATQTPFNLILEARK
- a CDS encoding DUF692 domain-containing protein, whose protein sequence is MQIPHPTLQASVGLGLRRGLMKDLQAACTGDFDFLEVAPENWIGVGGAHGAALRELAERYPLSCHGLSLSLGGSAPLDVDFLREVRVFLDHYNVPLYSEHLSYCSDDGHLYDLLPLPFTDEAVHHVAARIRQAQDILGRRLAVENVSYYAAPRQDMDEVVFTNAVLREADCDLLLDVNNVYVNSINHSFDPQTFLAGIEPGRVVGMHVAGHFDESDTLKIDTHGASVKPVVWSLLADAYARFGAQPTLLERDFNFPAFSELVAELQAIRRLQHQGGQRG
- a CDS encoding DUF2063 domain-containing protein — its product is MDNLEQQQRALTRYLRDPENQTPPADMNAARVNVYRDLVFNNVSQLLGGTFPVLIRIIGQERWRLLIRGFLRDYRAQTPKFGEIAEEFVGYLASEPVVLSSGEWPAFLVELAHYEWVEMVLQQSDIQPLPASDPALLLEQPLQVSALAWPLAYAWPVQMLSPEYQPSAPPAQPTLLLVRRAVDFSVKFSELSPLAWRLLQRIGEFPALNGRAQLEGLAMEAGLPGTASFMDSGLALLRQMHEDGVIGLN
- a CDS encoding ATP-binding protein, producing the protein MKVALHWPRTLASRLSLIFLIGLILAQALSFGAQYYERYESAKNTMLGNLETDVSTSIAILDRLPAEERPMWLDRLARKNYGYLLSEGEPGTPIGPGEVPIAVTSITDAIGEAYPLTFTDIPGPKKHFQGHLRLSDGSPVTIDVRPSMVPLSPWLPVVLLGQLALMIACTWLAVRIAIRPLTRLANAVETLDPNAHPINLDEQGPNEVAYAARAFNTMQARIAAYLKERMQLLAAISHDLQTPITRMKLRAEFMDDSAEKDKLWNDLGEMEHLVREGVAYARSIHGSTEESRRTNLDSFLDSLVFDYQDMGKEVQLSGKSEAVIDTRPHALRRVLVNLTDNALKFAGAAELYVERKHTELSIKVMDRGPGIAEEELAQVMEPFYRVENSRNRSTGGTGLGLAIAQQLAMALGGSLNLSNRDGGGLCAELKLPLQA